A stretch of the Enoplosus armatus isolate fEnoArm2 chromosome 13, fEnoArm2.hap1, whole genome shotgun sequence genome encodes the following:
- the LOC139295392 gene encoding hepatitis A virus cellular receptor 1-like: MLSLLLHTFTSVCVVTAPTRVSAVTTETVVGEAGRTVTLPCRSEAVSLGGVEVCWGRGEPSLFTCHNTVINAAGDQITYRRSNRYSSSSSSSSSSLSILKSRPSDSGFYHCRVQLPGLFNDQTSTVHLIIISPRPVVSVVSDSSATDAGNLNAPHTTGYATRHMTQKGSDVTGDNTTGPMVAQVQSSVQQQVDTLQSFIGNTVRVSFITFIPALLLTAAYRVWRSKQRPETDGRLNQSEEEEDSSV; the protein is encoded by the exons ATGCTGTCGCTCCTTCTCCACACCTTCACCTCCGTCTGTGTTGTCACAG CGCCCACTCGTGTGTCGGCGGTCACCACGGAGACGGTGGTGGGCGAGGCCGGGAGGACGGTGACGCTGCCGTGTCGTTCGGAGGCGGTGAGTttgggaggggtggaggtgtgCTGGGGGAGAGGAGAGCCGTCGCTGTTCACCTGCCACAACACTGTGATCAACGCCGCCGGAGACCAGATCACGTACAGGAGGTCAAACCG gtactcctcctcctcctcttcctcctcctcctctctgtccatcttAAAGTCTCGACCATCAGACTCTGGTTTCTACCACTGCAGAGTTCAGCTGCCCGGTCTGTTCAATGACCAAACATCCACCGttcacctcatcatcatcagcc ctcgccctgtggtctctgtggtctctgacTCTTCAGCGACAGACGCTGGGAACCTAAACGCACCACACACAACAG GGTACGCCACAAGACACATGACACAGaaaggaagtgatgtcacaggaGACAACACCACAGGGCCAATGGTGGCACAGGTTCAG tcatCTGTCCAGCAGCAGGTCGACACTCTGCAGAGCTTCATCGGAAACACAGTGAGAGTCTCCTTCATCACCTTCATACCTGcactgctgctgactgctgctTACA gagttTGGAGGTCTAAACAAAGACCAGAGACTGACGGGAGGCTCAAccaatcagaggaggaggaggacagctcTGTGTAG
- the LOC139295780 gene encoding hepatitis A virus cellular receptor 1 homolog: protein MEVVLLLALFSVSECVSSRAAGQTGQNVSLSCKYDLRRHGRLSVCWGRGDIPASGCNNQLVSTDGLKVVEGTRTSSRYQLLGRLDEGDASLTILNLTETDAGRYGCRVEVPGWFNDDKHLFDLIIERGQLTSTQSPTTSSFSSIEAEGSSSVTVLLVCVLLGMVALVTAGGLIIIARRWRRLNKIPQQQVYSSVQFGPTSSTLQLHSRGSAVENIYQIDGGGDGGEYEYCP from the exons ATGGAGGTCGTCCTGCTGCTTGCTCTCTTCTCAG TCAGTGAATGCGTcagcagcagagctgcaggTCAAACAGGTCAGAACGTCTCTCTGTCCTGTAAATACGACCTCCGCAGACATGGACGGCTGTCCGTCTGCTGGGGCCGAGGAGACATTCCAGCATCAGGCTGCAACAACCAGCTCGTCTCCACAGACGGACTGAAAGTGGTAGAAGGAACCAGAACTTCCAGCAGGTATCAGTTACTGGGACGACTGGATGAAGGCGATGCTTCTCTGACGATACTGAACCTCACAGAGACGGATGCTGGACGGTACGGCTGCAGGGTGGAGGTACCCGGGTGGTTCAATGATGACAAACATCTCTTCGATCTGATCATTGAGAGAG GTCAGCTGACCTCCACACAGAGCCCCACAACTTCCTCTTTCAGCAGCATCGAGGCCGAG ggcagcagcagtgtgactgTGCTTCTGGTGTGTGTTCTGTTGGGGATGGTAGCTTTGGTCACAGCAGGAGGACTCATCATCATCG CGAGAAGATGGAGGCGACTCAACAAGAT tccTCAGCAGCAGGTCTACAGTTCAGTCCAGTTCGGTCCCACTTCGTCCACTCTGCAGCTCCATAGTCGAGGTTCGGCGGTGGAAAACATCTACCAGATAGATGGAGGCGGCGACGGAGGCGAGTACGAGTACTGCCCCTGA